The uncultured Sphaerochaeta sp. genome includes the window CAAGCTCCATATGTTTGGCCATGAAATTTGGATGATATACTTCATCAACCAGGCTGGTTGCCAAGCCTATCTGATTACCGTAGGAGCTGTATCCCTGGCTGGAGCGCAGGGCAATCGTCCGCTGGGGGAGTTTTCCTTCCATGGTCTGGGAGAGCGGGATACGCGGATCTGCACTACCGGAGATTCTCATAGCCTGGTAGACATAGGCCCTCCCCGAAAGGGGGTCCCTAATTGCCCCGCCTATACAGGTAGCCGCTCCACCAAAGGGTTCAATCTCGGTTGGATGATTGTGTGTCTCATTCTTGAACTGCAGCAGGTATGGCTCCAAACCATCGGGGGTATCCACCGTAATCCTCACCGAACATGCATTGATCTCCTCAGAGAGGTCCAGGTTTTCCAACTTCCCTTTCGCCTTGAGTACCTTCGCAGCTATGGTTGCCAGATCCATCAGGCTTACTGGGTTATCTCTGCCCAGTTGCCTCCTATCATCCAGGTAGGACGCATAGGTCGCTGCAATCTCTGGCTCTTCAATGGTTACCTTATCCAAATGGGTCAAGAATGTGGTATGCCGACAATGGTCCGACCAATAGGTGTCGATGACCCTCAGCTCCGTATAGGTGGGGTCCCTCCCTATTTCACGGAAGTGGTTCTGTACCACGGCAAGGTCCGCTGCATCCATTGCCAATTGGTAGGCTGATTTCGTCTTCTCATGATCTGTGGAAAAACGAAAATCATTGAGCACAGGAGGAAAAGCGGGGGGCTCAATTTCAGCTGTCAACTGCTCAGGAAGGAGGAACGATACCTCCCTTGCCTCAACAGGATTGATGAGATAGGTTCTAATCTTATCTTTCTCTTCTTCCGTAAACGTTCCATCAAAACCATAGATGGTGGCGCATCTGATAGTTGCTTCTCTCTCATTCTCCAGGAGTAATCGCAAGGAAAGCTGTACAGCTGCTGCTCTCTGGTCAAATTGTCCTTCATGCATCTGCATTGCAAGATGCCAATCGGAGGGAGGCACTTCCTGGAGTATCTCATCCCTTCCGGGCAACATCAAAATACGGTTGCAGAGTGACCTGAAGTCCTCTTCCTCGAGATGCTCAACATCATAGCGATAGTATATACGAAGCCCTCTCAGGTCTCCTATGCCGAGGAACTGACGGAGTTCGGTTGCCAGTGCCTGCTCCCTTGATCGAAACTTACTCCCCCGGGTTATGTATACACGACGAACCATGCTCTTCCTCCTGCAACGCTCTCTTGCCAATATCCCTTCGATACTGCTTTCCCTCATAGGTAACAGCATCCACTGCCTTATACGCCACACGTATCGCTTTATCCAATGTTTCACCGGTCCCCACCACATGGAGGACCCTTCCCCCATCAGTCACCAAATCCCCCTGTTCATCATAAGTAGTTCCACCATGATAAAGCCTAGTATTCTGGGGAAGGTTGCTGATGGTGATAGCTTTTCCCTTCTCATAGCTGACTGGGTAGCCACCACTGGCAAGTGTCACAGAACATGCAGATTCCTTTCTGCTCACCACCGGGATACGATTGAGGGTACCATTCCTGCAAGCCAACAGAATTTCCAATGCATCACCTTCCAAAAGGGTGAGTGCAACCTCGGCCTCAGGGTCCCCAAAGCGACAATTGTATTCAATGACCACCGGGCCCCCAGAGGTGAGCATGAGACCAAAAAAGAGACAGCCCACAAACGGACTGCCTTCTCTCTTTAGTGCGGCAATGGTAGGAAGCACGATGCTTTCCATACACTCACCTGCCACCTGCTCACTATAGAAAGGATTTGGGGCTATAACTCCCATACCTCCGGTATTAGGTCCCTGGTCCCCATCGAAGGCACGCTTATGATCCATGCAACTGACCAGAGGCTTCACATGCGTTCCATCACTCAGGACAAGGAGGGACACCTCAGGACCACTGACAAACTCTTCGATCACCACTGTCTGACCACTGGAGGCAAAGATTTTCTGTACCATCATTGCCTGCAGAGCCTCTTCAGCCTCCTCAAGCGTCTCTGCGATGACTACCCCTTTACCGAGGGCAAGCCCATCAGCCTTGACCACCACAGGAAAAGAGCTTCTTGATAGGTGCTCACGTGCGGTGACAATATCGGTAAATACCTGATAAGAAGGAGTGGGAATATGATTCCGTACCATAAAGGCCTTGGCATAGGATTTACTCCCCTCAAGCTGGCTTGCCACCTTGGTTGGACCAAAACAGGGAATCCCCTGTGCCTCCAACACATCTGCAAGCCCGCCGACCAGTGCTTCATCGGGTCCTATTACTGCAAACTCAATTGCATGCTGCACTGCAAATTCAGCAATCCCATTGTGGTCACCAAGCGGGATGGAGACCATGGTTGCAAGGGATGCAATTCCTGCATTATGTCCGATACAGAACAGCTCAGTTGCCTTCTTACTGTTTGCAATTACTGCTGCCAAGGCGTGTTCACGGCCGCCTGAACCGATGATGAGGATACGCATCGTCTAGTGATGGAAGAGACGGATCGCATTGCAAACCATCAGGATGCCATGTTCATCACATGCCTTGATCACTGCATCGTCACGCAAGGAACCTCCACTCTGCACTATATAGGAAACACCACTCTGGGCTGCACGGTCGATATTGTCCCTGAAGGGGAAGAATGCATCACTGGCAAGGCTTACTCCGGTAATTGAGGCTAGGATATCCCGCTTTTCCTGATCTGTGAGCGGTGGCACATCTTCACTGAAATAGAGCCCAGGGTCCTTGATCTCTGATCGCAGATACGCTTCCACTGCATTATCCTTCTCATTCCTGCTCAAGGAGGGAAGGAAGGGAAGGTCAAGAACCTGCCTGGACTGACGCAGGTGCCAGGCATCGGCCTTTTCACCTGCAAGACGGGTGCAATGGATTCTGGATTGCTGTCCTGCCCCCACCCCGATGGTCTGCCCACGCTTCGCGAAACATACAGAATTCGATTGCGTATACTTCAGTGCATTGAGTGCAACGAGCAAGTCAAGACGGGCCTCCTCAGTCAAATCCTTGTTCTGTGTGACGATCGGCTGAAGGACAGATGCATCCAGTACTGCAGTATTACGCTCTTGGGTAAAGGTAATTCCATAGACACTTCTCGTCTCCAGCATAGGTGGTTCATAGCTGGGATCAATCTGCAGTACGACATACTTGCCGCCTTTCTTCTTCTGCAACAAGGCAAGCGCCTCAGGTTCGTAGGAGGGTGCGATAACCCCGTCAGATACTTCCCGCTTGATGATTCGCGCTGTTTGCAGATCACAACGTTCACTGAGACTGATGAAATCCCCGAAGGAAGACATACGGTCCGCCCCTCGGGCTCGTACATAGGCAGTGGCAAGCGGAGAAAGTTCCTCATGCTCCCCAATGAAGTACATCCTGCGCTCTGTCTCATTCAATGCAAGCGAAACCGCAGCTCCTGCCGGGCTGACATGCTTGAACGAGGCGGCTGCACTGAGTCCGGTAGCCTCTGCGAGTTGGCTGACCAGTTGCCATCCGTTCAGCGCATCCAGCAAATTGATATATCCAGGGCTTCCGCACAACACCTGCAGGGGAAGATCCCCCACTTCCATGCTTATACGTGCATGTCCTTGGTTGGGATTGCATCCATACTTCAAATCCAAATGATCCACCTACTACCTCCCACTCTCTGCATTGATCAAAAACAACTCAAAGGAACCGACCGAAAGATCGGTCTCCCGGACACAGAGTGCCACCCGGTACGATTCATCGAGACTCTTCCATATCTGGTTGGCTATCTCACCTCCCGATCCCTTCAAGGACACTTGTATCGGTTTGCCGGTAAAGGGGGGAAGAGGATTACCATCCCCTTCATAGGTATGGATGAGATGACCCTCCCCTCTCCTTGGATGCGGGTAGGGAAAGAGGGCTCTCTCACACGCTTCCTTCTTCCTTCTCAGAATCGAGAGGGAGTACGCTCCGCCATCAGAGAAATCAATCAATCCACTGATACGGCTGGTATAGTTCGGGGCATCGGGTTCATAGGTACGGCCCTCAAGTGCTTCTGCCATTCCCTTGCCTTCAGCAAGCGAGGAGAGGATGGTATCGCTCTGGTCGCCATTGGAGACCACAAGCTTGGTTTCATACGTATCCATAGCACGGTAGATGATCAGGGAAGGGTCCTCAACCAAGCGCTCATCAATTGCCTCAGTCCTGACAGTCCCGGCATCTGCAACCAATCGACGGTTTTTGCTGTGCTCGCTTCGTGCGGTTATGAAGTAGGCGACAATACTCTTTCCTTCTTCGTTCAATCCACACACAATACCCCTTCCAGGATATCGTTGTGCCTGCAGTGCTTTGTTCAAATCCATTCCATACTCCAATAATTGACAATAGTGCTCCACGGTTTCAGGAAGCAATTTCCACTCGACTGTTTCCAGAATCCGCTTTGCCAGACTCTCCGGCGTATCGCCATCAAGCACCTCGAGCGAGCGCTGTGCGAGGATCGGACCGGCATCCGCTTCCTCACTGACGATGTGCACGGTTGCCCCGCTGAGTTTAACCCCACGTTCCAAGGCAGCCTCATGCACCCGCCTGCCATAATACCCTTTTCCACAGAAGCTGGGTATCAGGGAGGGGTGGATATTGAGAATCCTCTCAGGGTACTGCCTCACAACATTGCCACTGAGAATGGTCAAAAAACCAGCCAATACCACCAAATCTATACGGTAGGTTCCAAGCAAAGCCAAGAGTTCTGTTTCAAACCGTGCCCTCTTGAGTTGTTTTTTGTCAAGGGCAACAGCAGGAATTCCCTTCAGCTTTGCACGATCCAGGGCTTGTGCATCACTTCTGTCGCTGACTACCAGGACAACCGAACCATGATTGAGCAGGAGAGCATCAGCAGCATCAAGCATAGCTTGAAGGTTGGTCCCGCTTCCGCTTGCCAATACAGCGATACGGATCATGTGATCACCACCCCTTCTGATTCTGTCACTTCCCCAAGGACCCAAGCATCAGGAATAAGGGAGAGAGCAAGCTCAGCATCCTCTCCCTTGATGGCAATTACCATTCCTACTCCCATGTTGAATGTTGCATACATGTCCTCGTCAGGAATTGATCCTGTTTGTTGGATGAGACCAAAGATTGGTTTCTGCTTGATCGAATCCCTATTGATAACAGCTCCAAGACCAGGGGGAAGCATCCTGGGGATATTCTCATAGAATCCCCCTCCGGTAATGTGGCTTGCCCCCTTTATGGAAATCTTTTCGGCAAGCTCCAACACCTGGGAAACATAGATTCTTGTTGGTGTAAGCAACTCTTCGCCCAGGGTACAGCCAAGTTCCTCATACCAATGAAAAAGCAAGGAAGGGTCACTATCCAGATCAAAGACCTGCCGGATGAGGGAGAATCCATTTGAGTGCACCCCGCTTGAAGGGAGAGCCAGGAGGCAGTCTCCACGCTTCATGGTGGATGGGTCGAAAATTCTTTCCTTTTCAGCCACAGCTACACAGAATCCTGCAAGGTCATACTCTCCCCTCTGGTAGAAACCCGGCATCTCTGCCGTCTCGCCCCCGATAAGGGCACATCCTGCCTGCAGGCACCCCTTGGAAATCCCTTTGACAATCTGTTCCACTTTCAGTGGGGCAAGCAGACCCAAGGCAATGTAATCGAGGAACAGACGTGGCTTTGCACCGCAGCAGATGACATCGTTGACGCACATGGCGACACAGTCGATGCCTACTGAATCATGACGATCAAGGGCAAATGCTATCTTCAGCTTGGTACCTACCCCATCAGTACCACATACCAGAACGGGGTGGGGGGTGTCTTCCAGATCGAGTTCAAAGAGACCGGAGAAACCTCCGAGATCGGAGCGGACCCCGTCAATCATGGTGGAGGCCACATGCTTCTTCATCAACTCAACGGCTTTATAGCCCCGCCTCACATCAACCCCAGCATCTGCATATCTTTGTGCTTGCATAACCAGCTCCTATAACGCTTTGGGACAGGGATACTCACCGGTAAAACATGCTCGGCAGAACCCAATACCCGGATGATCTGAAAGCTTTATCACTTGGTCAGTAGTAAGGAAGCCAAGTGAGTCGACACCAAGGATTGCCTCCATGGCCTTATGGTCATGATTACAGGCAAAGAGATCTTTCTTTGAATCAATATCTGTACCGTAATAACAGGGGAACAGAAAGGGAGGAGCCGATGAGCGCAAATGAACTTCTTTAGCTCCTGCTTCCCTAAGCAGGCGAACAATACGCTTGCTTGTGGTTCCCCTTACGATGGAGTCATCAATCAGGACTACTCGTTTCCCTCTAACCGTAGAGCTGATCGGATTGAGTTTGATACGTACCGTACTCTCCCGCTCACCCTGCTTCGGTTGGATGAATGTCCTGCCAATGTACTTGTTCTTGATAAACCCAATCCCATAGGGGATCCCTGACTGCCTGGAATACCCGATTGCAGCATCAATCCCACTGTCAGGCACTCCTATGACCACATCTGCCTGAGAAGGGTGCTCCAGGGCAAGGAATGCCCCACTGCGGATTCTTGCGTCATGGACACTGATGGTGTCTATGACGCTGTCGGGACGTGCAAAATAGATGAGTTCAAAGACGCAGAGGCTGGAACTTACGCTCTTGCAATGATCTTTGTTGGAATGAATCGTCCCATCCTTGCCGTCAATGATGCAGATCTCCCCAGGTTCAATATCCCGAAGGAACTGAGCCCCAACAGCATCGAGCGCACAACTTTCACTGGCAAATACATACCCATCTTCCACTTTGCCCAGACAGAGTGGGCGGAACCCATGGGGATCCCGTACAGCAATAAGCGAATCTTCACTCATCACCAGAAGGGAGTAAGCCCCCTTCACCTCATCCATGGTCCTGGAGAGAGCCTCTTCCAGGCTTTGGGATTCCAACCTATGACTGGTGAGAATATGGGCAAACACCTCTGTATCGCTCGAGGAGTGAAAAAGCGAACCTTTCAACTCCAAGGTACTACGAAGTTCCTGGTCATTGACCAGATTCCCGTTGTGAGCCAGGGCAAGACTGCCCAGCATATGATGGAAAATCATTGGCTGGACATTCTCTGGGCTTCTCTCCCCGCTTGTCCCGTAGCGGTTATGGGCGATAGCCATCCTAGAGGAGCCGAATGGAAGCTCTGGGGGATGTTCAAAAACATCGGCAACCAAGCCCACATCCTTGGTGACGCTCAACATACCATCGCAGTTGAAGGCTATCCCGCACCCTTCCTGCCCCCGATGCTGCAACGCATACAGACCCTTGAAACAAGCTTGGTTGACAGCCACCTTGGAGGGACTGTAGATGCCAAAAACACCACAAGCCTCATTGAGGGAACTCATCAGGCATCTCCCATCAGTCGTGACAATATTTCCTGATACGCTGCTTCCACATCCCCAAGGTCCCTTCTGAAGCGGTCCTTGTCCAACTTTCTGTTGGTTTTTGTATCCCAGAACCTGCAGGTATCGGGGGATATCTCATCGCTGAGGAGAAGCTGTCCACTAGAGGTCATCCCAAACTCCAACTTGAAATCGACCAAGGTAATGCCCAGGTCCTCAAGGTAGGAACAGAGTATCTCATTGATACGTAGTGCATAGTCGGTGATCAGCTGAACCTGTTCATCTGTTGCCAGCGAGAGTGCCTGTATGTGATAGTTATTCACCATGGGATCATCCAGATCATCACGCTTGTAACAGAATTCCAAGACAGGGGTAGAAAGATGTACTCCCTCATCCAAACCGAGACGAGCCGAGAGAGAACCGGCAGCAATATTACGGACGATCACCTCCAGAGGTATGATCTTCACCGCCTTTACCAAGGTATCGGTGTCGCTGATCTGCTCGACAAAGTGAGTCGGGATACCCTTCCCTTCCAAGAGTTGCATCATATGATTGGTGACCTTGTTGTTGATCGCCCCCTTGCCAAGTATCGAGCCTCGCTTCTTTCCATTGAATGCCGTGGCATCATCCTTGTAGGAGACAATGTACAAATCCTTGTCATCAGTCTCATACACCCGCTTCGCCTTCCCTTCGTAGAGCATGGTTCGCTTTTGCATCTGTATCCTCTCTTGTCAATTAAAAAGAGCCTTACCGGCTAGGGGTAAAGCTCCTATGGAAACGCTCATCAGCTTGGGCAACCTTTTCGGCCATCTCTCTTCTGCGCTCTTGTATGCGGAAAGCGAGCGCTTCATCGCCAAGGGCCAGAATCTGGGCAGCAAGCAGTGCTGCATTGGCCGCCCCATCAATGGCAACTGTTGCCACAGGATAGCCAGTGGGCATCTGTACGGTTGAAAGCAAGGCATCCATACCATCGAGTGAGGCGGAAAGGGGGATTCCTATGACGGGAAGCAAGCTTCTACTTGCCAGAACCCCTGCAAGGTGAGCAGCTTTCCCTGCCGCTGCGATAAGCACGGCATAACCCTCTCCAGCTGCATTCTCAGCGAATTGGATGGTAGCTTCACTACTTCTGTGTGCTGAGAAAATATGTGCCTCAAAGGGAATATCCAACTCTTGCAAGACCGTAAAGGCCCCTTCGACCAACGGTGCATCATGTTCGCTGCCAAGCAGCACAGCCACACGGTTTTTCTGGGTTGTTTGCATAGGCGTACCATAGCGAAAATGTTGCGGTTATGCAATACCCATGCAACAAAATATATACAGATATGTTAATGTGTCTTATGTCTTAGGCGTATTGTACTAATATCAAAAGAGTTTTCATTCTTTTACAACAGTTTATGCAACAAAACAACAGCATCTTCAACACACAGGTCACAAGTTCGCAACACAATACCACTCTCATCACCCCTGAGTTCACTGCATACAAGTGTGCCGTTCTGCTCAAGGAAACCGTCCACAATCTCCCCAGCATAGTTATAGGAAGTCTGCTTTGTTGCAGCTTCTACACTACCACCACTGGTAAGCAAGCTGATGATCAGCACTGCTCCGCTGACAGCTCCGCAAGTTGCCTTATGGCCGCCCATACCCCCGCCGAAGGCTTCGCTCATGATGAATAGGTTCTTCTCGTCGATTCCCACGACATCGGCAAAGCTGCAGGCAACCGCCTGTGCACAGTTGTAACCCTTCTCCCTGAAAGCGTAGGCACGCTTTACATATTGCGTTGTAGTTGTTGTTTCCATAGGGGTAATAGTATCGTTCTACGTTTCCGATTGCAAGAAGTTATGACCAGGTACCGTAGATATGACGCCCACATTCAGGACAGTGTGAGTGGTCAATAATACTCTCACGGAATACCCAGGAGCGGCGCACCAAAGAGGTCTTGCAATGTGGGCAGTAGGTATTCTGGTCCAAGGAAGAGTTTCCTGGGTAGATAAAAGGGATCTGGGAATCTTTGGCTACCTTGACCATCTCTTGCAAGAAATGCTCGCTGGTCTCCCTCTTCTGTTCCTTGTAGCGAGGAAAGTATCGACTCAGATGCCAGACCTGTACACCTGCTGAGTAAAGGCGCCCTCCAATGGAGGATATCATTTGTTTCGTATGTCCCCCTTCCATAACCATGGTGGTTATCTCCAGATGAGCTTTGCTTGGAGCGATGTGTTCAATGGCCTTCCACACCGGACGAGAGCTTCCCCCACAGTAGTCCCGGTAGAATGTCTCATCCCCCTTGATGTCAATATTGAATGCATCGATGAATGGACTGATCCGGTTCAAAGCTTCTTCGCTGAAGCTACCATTGGTAACCATGATGGTTTTAATTCCTTCTTGTTTTGCAAAGGTTGCCACCTCTACCATATAGTCCTGCCAAACCAAGGGCTCGCTATAGGTAAAACTGATGGAAGGACACCGGTTATCCCGAGCAAGCTGAACCACTTCCCTGGCAGTGTAATAGGTTCGCTGGGCTCCAGCCTCCCACGCTCTCTGGCTGATCGCATAGTTCTGGCAGAAGGTGCAAGTCAGGTTGCATCCAAACATTGCAATGGAGAGTGTATTGGTCCCCGGCAGGAAGTGGTAGAGAGGCTTCTTCTCAACAGGATCTATCGCACTTGAGACCAACCCTCCATAATTATGGGTAAAAATGGTATCTCCAGAACGTTCCCGAACCCCACAAAAACCAATTTCTCCATCCTTCAGTCTGCAGTGACGGTAACAGAAATCACAAACAAGATACGCTGCTGTACTCACGACAAGTCCTCTACATACACTTCGGCTTGGAACACTTCAAAACGACAAGCCATGTCTGTATAGGCATCGCTTTCAAGGCCAGCCTTCCTTGAAAGCTGACTGAGCATGGTCTGTAGATCCCATCCCTGCTCTGTTGCCACCTGAGGGAGGAAAACTGCACGATGGTATCCATGACTCAGCAGCACCCCATCCACTCCTAGTCGTATTTGTTTCCAACTATCAATGACTTGCATCTTGGAAAGCAGGGAGATTTCGAGCACTACCTGTTCTAGTTCCTCTTGCTTGAGAGGGTGAAAACGGGGGTCACTGAAAGCAGACTCCCTTGCCAGTTTGGGTACCTCCTGCCAGAGAGGGCCCCTTCCCCAAAGGTTGCCGATACAGCCACGTAAGGCCCCTTCGGTGGTATGAATCGTGACAAAACACCCTGCCTCATGAGAAAAAGGAGGTCTATCTTCCCTCTTCAGTCGATCATAGATCGGCGTATCAGCGTGGGTAAGTGTACTTGTTATGGCTTCCCTAGCCAGCATCAAGAGAGTCTGTTGGTCAACACGGTTCATTCCCTACCTCCAAAGAATCGTTGAATAGGCGACAAAATTCGCGTCATGAGACGAAGACACATCGCTTGATGTGTAATAGTCTGCTACCCACCCCTTGCATTGCATCCGCCCGGCGATGGATGAGACCAACAAGGCAGCGGCGTAGCCGCATACAGTTGATTGCTTTGCGGTACAGAAGGCAAGTGCTTCTGAGACCCTTCCCTCACTGAGTAGATGAGCCAAGCTTAAATCATCTTCCTTTACCCTGCCCTCTGCCCTGCTTCCGTAGGGTGTGTAGGCGAACCGGGGCCCATAGTGGGTAAAGTCACTACTTGCAATAATTACCGTTCTTCCCATCTCAAGGTCCTCTCTTCCAAGCTCCTGTACCAACTGACCAGCAAGCTTTTCGATTGCTTCTGCCTCAGTGAAGCGGGATATCATGGCAAGGGCAACCTTTACAGGACTCGCTTGTGCTGCTATGTATGGCAGGACCATCTCCAGGGCATGTTCACTCTGTATTGCAGAGAACCACTCTCTCTGTGCACTCGCAAGATTGAAAGCCTGAACATCACCGAGGGGAGTCCTCATTCCACACAGTGGTGCACTGACGATGGTATCGGGAGGGAGAGTTGCATAGTGGCTCGGGCTGATCACCAGGATACGCTCGATTGAACCAAGTCCGGCGGTGAAAAAAGGGGCAATTCCACTGCTTGAGTAGAACAACCCTGCGTGAGGGAGAACAGCGAACCTATAGGGGCCTCTCTGATAGGTTTTTCGCTTCTTGCTCTCGTCTATCGACTCTGTTACCAAGAGTCGCAATAGCTCTGGATCCTTTGGATACCAGGAACCCGCATATTGAGCATCTCTCATCATATTCATCGTGGCACCTCGTATATAATGATAGTCCACTGTGAAAGAATTGCAAGGTTACATCCACAAGGAAAAGTAAAGAGGCAACGTACCCGGCCGCAGGGATGACCAAGTACGTTGCCAAACGTGGAGGTAAAAGAAACTACTTACAATCAGAGACAGAAACAGAAGAGATATATCGCCAATCCTTGGGAAATATTTTCGATTTTCCGAGTACTGCAATTTCTTCACGGAAAACTATATCTTCACTACTCTTGCCAACAAGAAGAGAGAAAGCACCGCTCTCCAGGACTCTTCTTGCATCGCTACCAACAAACGAGAGTATATCCGCAGGCAGGGTAAAGGAGAGACGTTTCTGCTCTCCCGGCTGCAATGAAACACGGCTGAAAGCTTTCAACTCTTTCACAGGACGAACAATGGAGGCAACCTTATCCTGCACATAGACCTGCACGATTTCATCACCACTACAGGTCCCGTCGTTTCTCACTGAAAGGGAGAAACGGAACTCTTC containing:
- the purF gene encoding amidophosphoribosyltransferase, which produces MSSLNEACGVFGIYSPSKVAVNQACFKGLYALQHRGQEGCGIAFNCDGMLSVTKDVGLVADVFEHPPELPFGSSRMAIAHNRYGTSGERSPENVQPMIFHHMLGSLALAHNGNLVNDQELRSTLELKGSLFHSSSDTEVFAHILTSHRLESQSLEEALSRTMDEVKGAYSLLVMSEDSLIAVRDPHGFRPLCLGKVEDGYVFASESCALDAVGAQFLRDIEPGEICIIDGKDGTIHSNKDHCKSVSSSLCVFELIYFARPDSVIDTISVHDARIRSGAFLALEHPSQADVVIGVPDSGIDAAIGYSRQSGIPYGIGFIKNKYIGRTFIQPKQGERESTVRIKLNPISSTVRGKRVVLIDDSIVRGTTSKRIVRLLREAGAKEVHLRSSAPPFLFPCYYGTDIDSKKDLFACNHDHKAMEAILGVDSLGFLTTDQVIKLSDHPGIGFCRACFTGEYPCPKAL
- the purD gene encoding phosphoribosylamine--glycine ligase; the encoded protein is MRILIIGSGGREHALAAVIANSKKATELFCIGHNAGIASLATMVSIPLGDHNGIAEFAVQHAIEFAVIGPDEALVGGLADVLEAQGIPCFGPTKVASQLEGSKSYAKAFMVRNHIPTPSYQVFTDIVTAREHLSRSSFPVVVKADGLALGKGVVIAETLEEAEEALQAMMVQKIFASSGQTVVIEEFVSGPEVSLLVLSDGTHVKPLVSCMDHKRAFDGDQGPNTGGMGVIAPNPFYSEQVAGECMESIVLPTIAALKREGSPFVGCLFFGLMLTSGGPVVIEYNCRFGDPEAEVALTLLEGDALEILLACRNGTLNRIPVVSRKESACSVTLASGGYPVSYEKGKAITISNLPQNTRLYHGGTTYDEQGDLVTDGGRVLHVVGTGETLDKAIRVAYKAVDAVTYEGKQYRRDIGKRALQEEEHGSSCIHNPGE
- the purN gene encoding phosphoribosylglycinamide formyltransferase is translated as MIRIAVLASGSGTNLQAMLDAADALLLNHGSVVLVVSDRSDAQALDRAKLKGIPAVALDKKQLKRARFETELLALLGTYRIDLVVLAGFLTILSGNVVRQYPERILNIHPSLIPSFCGKGYYGRRVHEAALERGVKLSGATVHIVSEEADAGPILAQRSLEVLDGDTPESLAKRILETVEWKLLPETVEHYCQLLEYGMDLNKALQAQRYPGRGIVCGLNEEGKSIVAYFITARSEHSKNRRLVADAGTVRTEAIDERLVEDPSLIIYRAMDTYETKLVVSNGDQSDTILSSLAEGKGMAEALEGRTYEPDAPNYTSRISGLIDFSDGGAYSLSILRRKKEACERALFPYPHPRRGEGHLIHTYEGDGNPLPPFTGKPIQVSLKGSGGEIANQIWKSLDESYRVALCVRETDLSVGSFELFLINAESGR
- the purE gene encoding 5-(carboxyamino)imidazole ribonucleotide mutase gives rise to the protein MQTTQKNRVAVLLGSEHDAPLVEGAFTVLQELDIPFEAHIFSAHRSSEATIQFAENAAGEGYAVLIAAAGKAAHLAGVLASRSLLPVIGIPLSASLDGMDALLSTVQMPTGYPVATVAIDGAANAALLAAQILALGDEALAFRIQERRREMAEKVAQADERFHRSFTPSR
- a CDS encoding phosphoribosylaminoimidazolecarboxamide formyltransferase, which produces MDHLDLKYGCNPNQGHARISMEVGDLPLQVLCGSPGYINLLDALNGWQLVSQLAEATGLSAAASFKHVSPAGAAVSLALNETERRMYFIGEHEELSPLATAYVRARGADRMSSFGDFISLSERCDLQTARIIKREVSDGVIAPSYEPEALALLQKKKGGKYVVLQIDPSYEPPMLETRSVYGITFTQERNTAVLDASVLQPIVTQNKDLTEEARLDLLVALNALKYTQSNSVCFAKRGQTIGVGAGQQSRIHCTRLAGEKADAWHLRQSRQVLDLPFLPSLSRNEKDNAVEAYLRSEIKDPGLYFSEDVPPLTDQEKRDILASITGVSLASDAFFPFRDNIDRAAQSGVSYIVQSGGSLRDDAVIKACDEHGILMVCNAIRLFHH
- a CDS encoding C-GCAxxG-C-C family protein, which codes for METTTTTQYVKRAYAFREKGYNCAQAVACSFADVVGIDEKNLFIMSEAFGGGMGGHKATCGAVSGAVLIISLLTSGGSVEAATKQTSYNYAGEIVDGFLEQNGTLVCSELRGDESGIVLRTCDLCVEDAVVLLHKLL
- the purC gene encoding phosphoribosylaminoimidazolesuccinocarboxamide synthase, giving the protein MQKRTMLYEGKAKRVYETDDKDLYIVSYKDDATAFNGKKRGSILGKGAINNKVTNHMMQLLEGKGIPTHFVEQISDTDTLVKAVKIIPLEVIVRNIAAGSLSARLGLDEGVHLSTPVLEFCYKRDDLDDPMVNNYHIQALSLATDEQVQLITDYALRINEILCSYLEDLGITLVDFKLEFGMTSSGQLLLSDEISPDTCRFWDTKTNRKLDKDRFRRDLGDVEAAYQEILSRLMGDA
- the amrS gene encoding AmmeMemoRadiSam system radical SAM enzyme, which gives rise to MSTAAYLVCDFCYRHCRLKDGEIGFCGVRERSGDTIFTHNYGGLVSSAIDPVEKKPLYHFLPGTNTLSIAMFGCNLTCTFCQNYAISQRAWEAGAQRTYYTAREVVQLARDNRCPSISFTYSEPLVWQDYMVEVATFAKQEGIKTIMVTNGSFSEEALNRISPFIDAFNIDIKGDETFYRDYCGGSSRPVWKAIEHIAPSKAHLEITTMVMEGGHTKQMISSIGGRLYSAGVQVWHLSRYFPRYKEQKRETSEHFLQEMVKVAKDSQIPFIYPGNSSLDQNTYCPHCKTSLVRRSWVFRESIIDHSHCPECGRHIYGTWS
- the amrA gene encoding AmmeMemoRadiSam system protein A; translated protein: MNRVDQQTLLMLAREAITSTLTHADTPIYDRLKREDRPPFSHEAGCFVTIHTTEGALRGCIGNLWGRGPLWQEVPKLARESAFSDPRFHPLKQEELEQVVLEISLLSKMQVIDSWKQIRLGVDGVLLSHGYHRAVFLPQVATEQGWDLQTMLSQLSRKAGLESDAYTDMACRFEVFQAEVYVEDLS
- the purM gene encoding phosphoribosylformylglycinamidine cyclo-ligase; translated protein: MQAQRYADAGVDVRRGYKAVELMKKHVASTMIDGVRSDLGGFSGLFELDLEDTPHPVLVCGTDGVGTKLKIAFALDRHDSVGIDCVAMCVNDVICCGAKPRLFLDYIALGLLAPLKVEQIVKGISKGCLQAGCALIGGETAEMPGFYQRGEYDLAGFCVAVAEKERIFDPSTMKRGDCLLALPSSGVHSNGFSLIRQVFDLDSDPSLLFHWYEELGCTLGEELLTPTRIYVSQVLELAEKISIKGASHITGGGFYENIPRMLPPGLGAVINRDSIKQKPIFGLIQQTGSIPDEDMYATFNMGVGMVIAIKGEDAELALSLIPDAWVLGEVTESEGVVIT